One window of Bactrocera tryoni isolate S06 chromosome 2, CSIRO_BtryS06_freeze2, whole genome shotgun sequence genomic DNA carries:
- the LOC120768939 gene encoding uncharacterized protein LOC120768939 — MRQTRKEKTSQKLTRWDRIRKRNTCKNASSLKTDIVKNFIEKDYVNQHDESVLCGKSLPNKVLNPVLVMDMRHEMFRKIPRKLPLATVGGLRTLDACVNHNLAVEERYIMNELSKFRQQLQKNRKRNTLRVKITQSDDNNKIYDMDNEYLTQSLVRAAKHIENFYAAPLEALQKVDEVCEATTLIKNNNSLEEAHQEENLKGAVKMVPESDFKADVAYVEVQDDYLLKNTNIDNANNKHTETVSLNKYSENIVEDIESRNIIIVNELESNLPESNLENKSFEKDQQFLKGACKCPKSVDLESNGKASCKERCVRFVETVNIKNFDRENSICSNTSDGIDSVVSDLAEEALFELQMEAEEKLTQETGANMENRKEAEPNEVQINFKDTTSQYQPNTLEPLVITKLSKPKEVDSAITTSEELEDESISNHEQNLIIQQLFRPRANTNPTLLRKYFLKWIHFVTIEKIEREDVSSKSDRVHKINLFLDKIRKEKLRLTRYARQCNTGQAREETQKTPVVSTQTTKKYQNKIKIQQDIIDLQRLKLERQERIIMELKLNKLSDEAKEAREDLKNELKTIIRHGDPKFKAKAKCLQLIGNLRDEKDENMTSLQGKALFMPKFLLQMEERALERNIRHEKARQRRLQQEAEKEAQKMAAEEAKRLEDEEAKRLRIEALKEKRRQEKMAKVLKEREHQRALEAKHKADEFYRRLLLRRIGMEGFKRLIIRKRENKRKCEHFRRQIFKRTYFINWRDYYIKLRNEKQLLADDLYDKILKRKTLCAWQLYVQQERSKFNVAVDWCDLKRTEITFKLWAQHSARMSAIAAAKMKQATSHHEWHLKWKVLDCWQRLPQILQLERETEERRQRWRMKIWELLPDYTPNRDNP; from the exons ATGAGACAAACAAGAAAGGAAAAAACTAGCCAAAAGCTTACCCGATGGGATCGAATACGAAAAAGAAATACGTGTAAAAACGCATCTTCATTAAAAACtgatattgtaaaaaattttatcgaaaaggACTATGTCAATCAGCACGATGAATCCGTATTATGTGGCAAAAGCTTACCAAACAAAGTGCTTAATCCTGTACTTGTTATGGATATGCGACACGAAATG ttTCGCAAAATACCACGAAAATTGCCCTTAGCTACAGTGGGTGGGCTACGAACACTTGACGCTTGTGTAAACCATAATTTGGCTGTTGAGGAACGCTACATTATGAATGAATTAAGCAAATTTCGGCAACAATTGCAGAAAAACCGCAAAAGGAACACACTTCGAGTGAAAATAACTCAGAGTGatgacaataataaaatatacgacATGGACAATGAGTATTTAACACAGAGTTTGGTTAGGGCTGCAAAGCATATTGAAAACTTTTACGCTGCTCCTTTGGAGGCATTGCAAAAGGTTGATGAAGTATGTGAAGCTACCacgctaataaaaaataacaactcaCTTGAAGAGGCCCATCAGGAGGAGAATCTCAAAGGCGCAGTGAAAATGGTTCCTGAAAGCGATTTCAAAGCAGATGTAGCCTATGTTGAAGTTCAAgatgattatttattaaaaaataccaaCATCGATAATGCGAATAATAAGCATACCGAGACAGttagtttgaataaatattCAGAAAATATAGTTGAAGACATTGAGTCGCGTAATATAATAATTGTCAATGAGCTGGAAAGTAATCTGCCTGAAAGTAATCTTGAAAACAAATCTTTTGAAAAAGATCAACAATTTTTGAAGGGAGCCTGCAAATGTCCCAAAAGTGTGGATTTGGAATCAAATGGAAAAGCTTCATGTAAAGAACGTTGTGTGCGTTTTGTTGAAACGGTGAATATAAAGAACTTCGATCGAGAGAATTCCATATGCTCAAATACCAGTGATGGTATCGATTCAGTTGTTTCGGATTTAGCAGAGGAAGCACTTTTCGAGCTACAAATGGAGGCAGAAGAAAAATTAACACAAGAAACCGGAGCTAACATGGAGAACAGGAAAGAAGCTGAACCCAATGAGGTTCAAATCAATTTTAAAGATACTACATCTCAATATCAGCCAAATACATTGGAACCACTTGTTattacaaaactttcaaaaccgAAAGAAGTGGATTCCGCAATTACAACGTCAGAAGAGTTAGAAGATGAGAGCATTTCAAACCACGAGCAAAATTTGATTATTCAGCAACTTTTTCGACCACGAGCAAACACAAATCCTACGTTGTTGAGAAAGTATTTCTTAAAATGGATACATTTCGTAACCATTGAGAAGATAGAAAGAGAAGATGTTTCCAGTAAAAGTGATCGCGTACATAAAATCAATCTGTTTTtggacaaaatacgaaaagagaAATTACGTTTAACCCGCTATGCGCGTCAGTGCAATACTGGGCAAGCACGTGAGGAAACTCAGAAAACGCCAGTGGTTTCaacgcaaacaacaaaaaaataccaaaacaa AATAAAAATACAACAGGACATTATTGATCTACAAAGGCTGAAGCTCGAGCGACAGGAGCGCATAATTATGGAACTAAAGTTGAATAAACTGTCTGATGAAGCAAAGGAGGCCAGAGAAGACTTAAAAAATGAGCTGAAGACCATCATACGCCATGGTGATCCGAAGTTCAAAGCAAAAGCTAAATGTCTACAGCTGATCGGTAATCTGCGTGATGAAAAAGATGAAAATATGACCAGTTTACAGGGAAAAGCTTTATTTATGCCTAAATTCTTACTTCAAATGGAGGAACGCGCTTTGGAAAGAAATATTCGGCATGAAAAAGCTCGTCAAAGACGTTTGCAACAGGAGGCCGAGAAGGAGGCACAGAAGATGGCTGCTGAAGAAGCAAAG CGTCTCGAAGATGAAGAGGCTAAGCGCTTGCGTATTGAAGCTTTAAAAGAGAAACGTCGTCAAGAGAAAATGGCTAAAGTACTCAAAGAACGAGAACATCAACGAGCGCTTGAGGCAAAACATAAAGCGGATGAGTTTTATCGCCGGCTACTGCTACGCCGCATTGGTATGGAAGGATTTAAACGATTGATAATACGTAAACGTGAAAATAAGCGAAAGTGTGAGCATTTCAGACGTCAAATTTTCAAACGTACATATTTCATAAACTGGCGCGATTACTATATAAAATTACGCAATGAAAAACAATTACTGGCTGACGATTTatatgataaaatattaaaacggAAAACATTATGCGCATGGCAATTGTATGTGCAACAAGAGCGTAGTAAATTTAATGTGGCCGTCGACTGGTGTGACTTGAAGCGTACCGAGATCACATTCAAATTATGGGCACAACATAGCGCACGGATGAGCGCCATTGCAGCAGCAAAAATGAAACAGGCGACATCCCACCACGAATG GCATTTGAAGTGGAAGGTTTTGGATTGTTGGCAACGTTTACCGCAAATATTACAGTTGGAAAGAGAGACGGAGGAGCGACGTCAACGTTGGCGCATGAAAATATGGGAGCTGTTGCCAGATTACACACCAAACAGAGATAACCCATAA
- the LOC120769082 gene encoding uncharacterized protein LOC120769082 yields MSIINFEVEEIRKLCENTVPNSKIIACICGESPLVRVDIIENESYRQLTVCLRFPANYPDESILVELKSRTLSNKFLDGLATLSEKHAHQHLGKPQGLHVLRFVQQYLTENPLCVCFDEIQDLRRDLGTDATPDQLKLKQRHSIVQLTAKGGEYYYKVSAFLPKDYPKECVQLQNQETNLPAILLRYLNGQSREIARQCVEPPLRLNKKEQLAFQPVPSLYRALKFCLAATSDFHIELCPICEKEVLPKKPTQLELDDTKDAYVERVYCGHLFHQACLKHYLQQPPFPKGGKLCPAKRRHPRSDAKYYMGGASSNGKQPIVNADNGGTCGIRLAHDRWVVNVKLAESRWAQKQARERELQEVVDFLK; encoded by the coding sequence ATgagtataattaattttgaagttgaAGAAATACGTAAGCTGTGCGAGAATACCGTAccaaattctaaaattatagCTTGCATTTGTGGGGAATCACCGCTTGTGCGCGTAGACATAATCGAAAATGAGTCGTATCGCCAACTCACGGTTTGCTTGCGTTTTCCAGCCAATTATCCAGATGAGTCAATCCTTGTTGAATTGAAGAGTCGCACGTTGTCCAATAAGTTTCTAGACGGCCTTGCAACACTTAGTGAGAAACATGCGCACCAACATTTGGGAAAACCGCAAGGGCTACATGTACTAAGATTTGTGCAACAATATCTAACGGAAAATCCACTTTGTGTTTGTTTTGACGAGATACAAGATCTACGACGCGATCTCGGCACGGACGCCACACCAgatcaattgaaattaaaacaacgTCATTCGATTGTGCAATTAACAGCAAAAGGTGGCGAGTACTACTACAAAGTGAGTGCATTTTTACCGAAGGATTACCCGAAAGAGTGTGTGCAACTACAGAATCAGGAAACGAATTTACCAGCAATTTTGCTTCGTTACTTGAATGGGCAATCCCGTGAAATAGCTAGACAATGTGTCGAACCGCCACTTCGTTTGAATAAGAAGGAACAATTGGCTTTTCAACCAGTACCTAGCTTATATCGTGCTCTCAAATTTTGTCTGGCCGCTACATCGGACTTTCATATAGAGTTATGTCCAATTTGTGAGAAAGAGGTGTTACCAAAGAAACCAACTCAGCTGGAGTTAGATGATACCAAGGACGCATATGTAGAACGTGTATACTGTGGGCATCTTTTTCATCAGGCTTGCCTCAAACATTACCTTCAACAGCCACCATTTCCTAAGGGTGGTAAATTATGCCCAGCCAAGCGTCGACATCCGCGTTCCGATGCAAAGTACTATATGGGTGGTGCCAGTAGTAATGGAAAGCAACCGATTGTCAATGCAGACAACGGAGGAACATGCGGAATTCGGTTGGCGCACGATCGTTGGGTTGTTAATGTAAAACTAGCTGAATCACGTTGGGCGCAAAAGCAAGCGCGGGAACGAGAACTACAGGAAGTAGTAGATTTTCTGAAGTGA
- the LOC120769083 gene encoding protein cornichon homolog 4: MLPETATFSITLLVYGSILLLLIYYVLTLADLESDYLNAQECCSRLNFWVIPKFGIHALLCILLLLGGHWIMLLLNMPMAIWLGYELQRQPRDSLGVYDPIDIHSRGLLKVHLRNCMVYLGYYFVMFFVAMYCLISSLIKGDPIKRHEEGEFITEF, from the exons ATGCTACCGGAAACGGCAACATTTTCAATAACCCTACTTGTGTATGGATCAATACTTTTACTGCTAATTTACTAT GTACTGACACTAGCGGACTTGGAGAGTGACTATCTAAATGCTCAAGAATGCTGTTCACGTTTAAACTTTTGGGTTATACCAAAATTCGGAATACATGCTTTACTTTGTATACTGCTATTGCTTGGAGGGCACTGGATAATGCTATTACTTAATATGCCAATGGCCATATGGCTAGGTTATGAACTGCAAAGACAACCCAGGGATAGTCTGGGTGTTTACGATCCGATCGATATACATAGTCGTGGACTTTTGAAAGTGCATCTCAGAAATTGCATGGTTTATTTGGGTTATTACTTCGTTATGTTTTTCGTAGCAATGTACTG TTTAATTAGTTCACTGATCAAGGGAGACCCAATTAAACGACATGAGGAAGGAGAATTTATAAccgaattttaa
- the LOC120768943 gene encoding ketimine reductase mu-crystallin has protein sequence MSTPIIQITAEEVRKVLNWNMVCAAVEEAMKSVSYSQEDHDRDEHDSPQTSQPARSMTVCGDKTNNLFTMPAYVGNYRLTSNTNDDFILKSSTIACKVVTSFGKNPERANPLPRIMANILIFNTETGKLDCIMDGTDITAWRTAAASLVATKYLYFPRYPEGIARPIKVAIIGTGVQGESHALGMCSYFTVSDIYLWNRTSTKVESLGKKLQSEIANVRVHVCSNASEAVADADVVCVGTYSSTPLITYTMLKKRHVHINTVGAGQVHFGEVGPDIYKNGKVYIDSWENAKKELNGLKAEIIGEVGEVINTKQYPLNDKITIFQSMGMAAEDATVAQSIFNAVQSKNE, from the exons ATGTCCACGCCAATAATTCAAATAACTGCAGAAGAAGTTCGTAAGGTACTTAACTGGAACATGGTGTGTGCAGCTGTAGAGGAAGCTATGAAGTCAGTTTCGTATTCACAGGAAGATCATGATCGGGATGAGCACGACAGCCCGCAAACGAGTCAACCTGCTCGCAGCATGACAGTTTGTGGTGATAAAAccaataatttatttaccatGCCAGCATACGTAGGCAATTACAGGTTGACCTCAAATACTAAtgatgattttattttaaaatccagCACAATAGCTTGTAAAGTGGTAACATCCTTTGGAAAAAATCCTGAACGCGCAAATCCACTACCAAGAATTATGGCAAATATTCTTATCTTTAATACGGAAACAGGAAAATTAGATTGCATCATGGATGGTACAGATATTACTGCCTGGCGCACCGCAGCCGCTTCTTTAGTGGCCACGAAGTACTTATATTTTCCACGCTATCCCGAAGGCATTGCACGACCTATCAAAGTGGCAATAATAGGTACTGGTGTTCAAGGTGAAAGTCATGCACTTGGAATGTGCTCCTATTTCACAGTTAGTGATATTTATCTGTGGAACCGCACTAGTACCAAAGTTGAGTCATTGGGGAAAAAACTGCAATCAGAAATAGCAAACGTAAGAGTTCATGTCTGCTCAAACGCATCCGAAGCAGTTGCAGATGCTGATGTCGTTTGCGTAGGCACTTATTCTTCCACACCTTTAATTACATATACAATGTTAAAGAAGCGCCATGTTCATATTAATA CGGTTGGCGCTGGTCAAGTGCATTTCGGCGAAGTTGGACCAGACATTTACAAGAACGGCAAGGTATACATTGATTCCTGGGAAAACGCGAAAAAAGAGTTGAATGGATTAAAAGCTGAGATTATTGGTGAAGTAGGAGAAGTTATCAATACAAAACAATATCCACTGAATgacaaaataacaatatttcaaTCGATGG GTATGGCTGCTGAAGATGCAACAGTGGCGCAGTCGATATTTAACGCAGTTCAGTCCAAGAATGAATAG
- the LOC120768941 gene encoding serine--tRNA ligase, cytoplasmic has translation MVLDLDLFRSDKGGNPDAIRENQKKRFKDLALVETVIEQDTEWRQRRHRADNLNKAKNLCSKEIGEKMKKKEPQGDAAEEVPQNVKDTLTEVTSDILRQLTVNQIKKVRVLIDEAMSENERCLQQAEQRRNTALREVGNHLHETVPVSNDEEENRVERTFGDCERRTKYSHVDLIVMIDGMNAEKGAVVSGGRGYFLTGPAVFLEQALIQHSLHMLSNRGFTPLYTPFFMRKEVMQEVAQLSQFDEELYKVVGKSSERGDEVATDEKYLIATSEQPIAAYHRDEWLPEASLPIKYAGLSTCFRQEVGSHGRDTRGIFRVHQFEKVEQFVLTSPHDNKSWEMMDEMIDNAEKFCQSLNIPYRIVNIVSGALNHAASKKLDLEAWFGGSGAFRELVSCSNCLDYQARRLLVRYGQTKKMNASVDYVHMLNATMCATTRVICAILETHQTETGVKVPEPLKKYMPEKYRDEIPFVKPAPIDVEAAVAAAKKGKGKKDPAA, from the coding sequence atgGTTTTGGATTTAGATCTGTTCCGTAGTGATAAAGGCGGAAATCCAGACGCTATTAGAGAGAATCAGAAAAAGCGTTTCAAGGATTTGGCTTTGGTAGAGACAGTCATTGAGCAAGACACCGAATGGCGACAACGCAGACACCGTGCCGACAACCTAAACAAGGCGAAAAACCTATGCAGCAAAGAAATTGgagaaaaaatgaagaaaaaagaaCCCCAAGGTGATGCCGCTGAAGAAGTTCCTCAAAATGTCAAGGACACTTTGACTGAAGTAACTTCAGACATATTGCGTCAGCTAACAGTGAATCAGATAAAGAAGGTTCGCGTACTAATCGATGAGGCGATGTCTGAAAATGAAAGGTGTCTGCAGCAAGCCGAACAGCGCCGAAATACTGCACTACGTGAAGTTGGAAATCATTTACATGAAACAGTGCCAGTATCCAATGACGAAGAAGAAAATCGTGTTGAACGTACATTTGGTGACTGTGAACGCAGAACGAAATACTCTCATGTCGATCTTATTGTGATGATAGACGGCATGAATGCTGAAAAGGGTGCAGTAGTATCAGGAGGACGTGGTTACTTCTTGACCGGTCCTGCAGTATTTCTCGAACAAGCGCTCATTCAACATTCACTACATATGTTGAGTAACCGTGGTTTTACACCTTTGTATACACCCTTTTTTATGCGCAAAGAAGTTATGCAGGAAGTAGCACAACTTTCGCAATTCGATGAGGAACTTTATAAAGTGGTTGGCAAAAGCAGTGAACGTGGCGATGAAGTTGCTACAGATGAAAAATATCTTATTGCAACTTCAGAACAACCAATTGCTGCATATCATCGCGATGAGTGGCTGCCGGAAGCTTCTCTACCTATAAAGTATGCTGGTTTGTCAACCTGTTTCCGTCAAGAAGTAGGCTCTCATGGTCGGGACACTCGTGGTATCTTCCGTGTTCATCAGTTTGAGAAAGTGGAACAATTCGTACTTACCTCTCCACATGATAATAAATCGTGGGAGATGATGGACGAAATGATTGACAACGCTGAAAAGTTCTGCCAGTCCTTAAATATTCCATATCGCATTGTTAATATTGTATCTGGTGCGCTAAATCATGCAGCCTCAAAAAAACTTGATTTGGAAGCTTGGTTCGGTGGTAGCGGCGCATTCCGGGAACTTGTTTCCTGCTCCAACTGCCTTGATTATCAGGCACGACGACTACTTGTCCGTTATGGTCAAACTAAGAAAATGAATGCATCAGTGGATTACGTGCATATGCTCAACGCCACAATGTGCGCCACAACCCGTGTTATATGTGCTATTCTTGAGACTCATCAAACGGAGACTGGCGTGAAAGTGCCAGagccattaaaaaaatatatgcccgAAAAATATCGTGACGAAATTCCATTCGTAAAACCCGCGCCTATTGATGTTGAAGCAGCTGTCGCTGCTGCCAAAAAGGGAAAAGGCAAAAAAGACCCTGCTGCTTAG